One segment of Streptomyces sp. NA02950 DNA contains the following:
- a CDS encoding DUF4097 family beta strand repeat-containing protein, with translation MVEHAFNADSAGSVVLNLTLPLGRATVTVDRELERARVILRTEDTTGPGADAVRRATIQHSGRQMSVQVPEIPGAVMMSSGGPRVTQTVGTIGFGNVVTGLTFVNGQLVTAGTSMPTIRPIEAIVMLPAQSSLSVVTTAADTTVRGKLARLTVHSVSGDVTAMTAHVLEAHTTSGDIEAETVTGELLARSVSGDVRVLSYRGDTANATTTSGDIRLTATPEATGFITASSVSGDVQVTGARHLNPRARSVSGDVLTR, from the coding sequence GTGGTTGAGCACGCCTTCAATGCCGACAGCGCCGGGTCCGTGGTCCTGAACCTCACCCTCCCGCTGGGCCGGGCCACCGTGACCGTGGACCGCGAACTGGAGCGGGCCCGCGTGATCCTGCGGACCGAGGACACCACCGGGCCGGGCGCCGATGCGGTCCGCCGGGCGACCATCCAGCACAGCGGGCGGCAGATGTCCGTCCAGGTCCCCGAGATCCCCGGCGCCGTGATGATGAGCAGCGGCGGCCCCCGCGTCACCCAGACCGTCGGCACCATCGGCTTCGGCAATGTCGTCACCGGGCTGACCTTCGTCAACGGGCAGCTCGTCACCGCCGGCACCAGCATGCCGACGATCCGGCCGATCGAGGCGATCGTCATGCTGCCCGCGCAGTCGAGCCTGTCGGTCGTCACCACCGCGGCCGACACCACCGTCCGGGGCAAGCTCGCTCGCCTCACGGTCCACTCGGTATCCGGCGACGTGACCGCCATGACGGCGCACGTCCTGGAAGCCCACACCACCTCCGGCGACATCGAGGCCGAGACCGTGACGGGCGAGCTGCTCGCGCGCAGCGTCTCCGGTGATGTGCGGGTCCTGTCCTACCGGGGCGACACCGCCAACGCCACGACCACCAGCGGCGACATTCGCCTGACCGCCACCCCGGAGGCCACGGGCTTCATCACCGCCTCCTCCGTCTCCGGCGATGTCCAGGTCACCGGCGCCCGGCACCTCAACCCCCGGGCCCGCAGCGTCAGCGGCGACGTCCTGACCCGCTGA
- a CDS encoding phosphotransferase enzyme family protein has product MTTSEQIAFDHAAAESILRRACALSNVEPNGIELLRFGDHAVFRISGGRIVARVGRSPDRLPSVTREVAIARWLAAAEYPAARLVTEAEQPVVVDGHPVTFWEGLADGDTYASTREMGELLRLLHELNPPAFPLPPLRPFDKVEQRLAVAVIPSDTHAYLAALAQDLASEYEGLQFALPSGPLHGDFNVGNVLRDGTESPKVIDLDGFVSGPREWDLMQTAMYYDSFGWHTEDEYADFVDGYGFDVRRWPGYPVLRSIRELLMVTWLSQNAGTNPRAAEEVEKRVETLRSGGSRRDWAPF; this is encoded by the coding sequence ATGACGACGAGCGAGCAGATAGCGTTCGACCACGCCGCAGCAGAGAGCATCCTGCGCCGAGCCTGTGCTCTCTCCAACGTAGAGCCGAATGGCATCGAGCTGCTGCGTTTCGGCGACCATGCGGTCTTTCGCATCAGCGGCGGTCGGATTGTCGCCCGCGTTGGCCGCAGCCCCGACCGCTTGCCCTCAGTCACCAGGGAGGTCGCCATCGCGCGGTGGCTTGCGGCCGCGGAGTACCCGGCGGCCCGGCTCGTCACGGAGGCCGAGCAGCCTGTCGTTGTCGACGGCCACCCCGTGACCTTCTGGGAAGGGCTGGCCGACGGGGATACGTACGCCAGTACTCGGGAGATGGGCGAGCTGCTGCGGCTGCTGCACGAGCTGAATCCGCCGGCCTTTCCCCTGCCCCCGCTCCGGCCCTTCGACAAGGTCGAGCAGCGCTTGGCCGTGGCCGTGATCCCCTCCGACACCCACGCGTACCTCGCTGCCCTGGCACAGGATCTCGCGTCCGAGTACGAGGGCTTGCAGTTCGCGCTCCCGTCGGGGCCGCTGCATGGAGACTTCAACGTCGGCAACGTCCTACGCGATGGCACGGAAAGCCCAAAGGTGATCGACCTGGACGGCTTCGTCAGCGGCCCACGCGAGTGGGATCTCATGCAGACAGCGATGTACTACGACAGCTTCGGCTGGCACACGGAGGACGAGTACGCCGATTTCGTGGACGGCTACGGCTTCGACGTCCGGCGATGGCCCGGGTACCCCGTGCTCCGCAGCATCCGCGAGCTGCTGATGGTCACCTGGCTTTCTCAGAACGCCGGCACGAATCCGCGGGCCGCTGAGGAAGTCGAGAAGCGTGTCGAGACGCTGCGTTCCGGAGGATCGCGGCGCGACTGGGCGCCGTTCTAG
- a CDS encoding GntR family transcriptional regulator, with product MPQASPRGTYLQISESLRQKIENREITEALPSQAVLMRDYGVSRSTIERALVELRQEGVVVSVQGSGWYVAGTGDRRPLVERVTDLLRAEGVKVGDPFPTEKALCDQFGASRTAVRSAIAQMEGKGLIGKGAARGREVRALPARQEGQTTT from the coding sequence GTGCCGCAGGCCAGCCCGCGAGGTACGTACTTGCAGATCTCGGAATCTCTGCGCCAGAAGATCGAGAACCGCGAGATCACGGAAGCTCTGCCGTCCCAAGCGGTGCTGATGCGCGACTACGGGGTAAGCCGCAGCACGATCGAGCGCGCGCTCGTGGAGCTTCGACAGGAAGGCGTCGTTGTCTCCGTTCAGGGGTCGGGCTGGTATGTGGCGGGTACGGGTGACCGGCGGCCGTTGGTGGAGCGGGTGACCGATCTACTTCGAGCTGAAGGCGTCAAGGTCGGCGATCCGTTCCCCACGGAGAAGGCACTGTGTGACCAGTTCGGCGCCTCGCGGACGGCGGTGCGTTCTGCCATCGCGCAGATGGAAGGGAAGGGTCTCATCGGCAAGGGGGCCGCGCGCGGTCGGGAAGTCCGCGCCCTGCCCGCTCGACAGGAAGGCCAGACCACCACATGA
- a CDS encoding HD domain-containing protein, with protein MALIEQAYDLSESLLANPLPRRWAHSLGVAKRAASLRPILGRDAGLIEAAAVLHDIGYSPSIATTGFHPLDGARFLRDQDHVDERIVRLVAHHSCALLEAEGRGLREELEGEFPMERPELVDALIFCDMTTTPDGRHTTLAARLDEIVQRYGPDTIVGRFILRAAPEIHAAAARVETRMAKAGSGQPR; from the coding sequence ATGGCATTGATCGAGCAGGCATACGATCTCTCCGAATCTCTTTTGGCCAACCCGTTGCCGCGTCGCTGGGCACATTCACTTGGGGTTGCGAAACGTGCCGCATCTCTGCGCCCGATCCTCGGCCGCGATGCCGGCCTCATCGAGGCCGCCGCAGTTCTCCACGACATCGGGTACTCGCCATCGATAGCCACCACCGGCTTCCACCCCCTCGACGGCGCGCGGTTCCTGCGGGACCAGGACCACGTGGATGAACGCATCGTTCGGCTCGTGGCCCACCACTCCTGCGCGCTCCTGGAGGCCGAGGGCAGAGGACTGCGCGAGGAACTGGAGGGCGAGTTCCCCATGGAGCGGCCCGAGCTGGTGGACGCACTGATCTTCTGCGACATGACGACGACCCCGGACGGCCGCCACACGACGCTGGCCGCGCGGCTCGACGAGATCGTGCAGCGCTACGGTCCAGATACGATCGTCGGCCGATTCATCCTGCGCGCGGCCCCCGAGATCCACGCCGCAGCTGCGCGGGTCGAGACGCGAATGGCTAAGGCAGGATCCGGTCAGCCAAGGTAG
- a CDS encoding DNA-processing protein DprA: protein MMISDAQLRLLALCSIRVDNKSVDWSLIARCALKGEIESLCGGHIPETSQAATKSLPILREGLRQPLDSHYSRIEEELTLAQKVGARLTTVLDADYPSNLRNVRDLPPFIFYRGHLSADEDARSVAVVGTRDASDIGISRAKRVARELGEAGFTITSGLARGIDTAAHQTALNFRRRTIAVIGTGITRCYPKENRELSEEIADRGAILSQFWPSRPPGRDTFPRRNHVTSAVSLGSVVIEASGTSGAKMQARVASEQGRPVLLLQSLVERQEWARRMVDGGKAFCVTNTEQVIELLNSGAVRAKPVHPGDTGQLSFDVG from the coding sequence ATGATGATCAGTGACGCCCAGCTGAGGTTACTAGCCCTGTGTTCAATTCGCGTTGACAACAAAAGCGTCGACTGGTCCTTGATCGCAAGGTGCGCCTTAAAGGGAGAAATCGAAAGCCTCTGTGGCGGCCATATCCCTGAGACGTCGCAGGCAGCCACCAAATCGCTCCCGATACTTCGGGAGGGGTTGCGGCAACCCCTAGACTCGCACTACTCGCGAATCGAAGAAGAGCTCACGCTGGCCCAGAAGGTCGGTGCCAGGCTTACTACGGTCCTAGACGCCGACTATCCGTCCAACCTGCGCAATGTTCGTGATCTTCCCCCTTTTATTTTCTATAGGGGTCACCTAAGCGCAGATGAAGATGCACGTTCAGTTGCAGTGGTTGGAACCCGTGATGCATCAGACATAGGGATTTCGCGGGCGAAGAGAGTTGCGCGAGAACTGGGTGAAGCGGGGTTCACAATCACCTCAGGTCTGGCTCGTGGCATTGATACTGCCGCTCACCAAACAGCGCTAAATTTTCGGCGGCGCACCATTGCGGTTATCGGTACGGGCATTACTCGCTGCTACCCCAAGGAAAACCGGGAACTATCTGAGGAAATCGCCGACAGGGGGGCCATACTGTCTCAGTTTTGGCCATCTCGTCCTCCAGGTCGCGACACCTTCCCCCGGCGAAACCATGTCACCTCGGCAGTGAGCTTGGGGAGCGTCGTCATTGAGGCTTCGGGTACCTCGGGGGCGAAGATGCAAGCTCGCGTTGCCAGTGAACAGGGGCGTCCAGTGCTTCTCCTTCAGTCCTTGGTGGAGCGGCAAGAGTGGGCTCGCCGCATGGTCGATGGTGGCAAGGCCTTCTGTGTCACCAATACCGAACAAGTGATCGAACTCCTCAACTCTGGGGCGGTGCGGGCGAAGCCAGTCCATCCAGGGGATACCGGACAGCTCAGCTTTGACGTAGGGTGA
- a CDS encoding ComF family protein, producing the protein MGAEWSHGILVKNSTKKANERRRKITPDAFSASDVVKGARVLLLDDTYTSGGTLASAAHALKVRGATRVVGLTFGRQLGDEWEDSRRIIDDLPRRTLDLSQCAVHESGVRVPWSRLASG; encoded by the coding sequence ATGGGTGCGGAGTGGTCGCACGGCATTCTGGTGAAGAACAGCACGAAGAAGGCTAACGAGCGGCGACGTAAAATTACCCCGGATGCCTTCAGCGCATCTGATGTAGTGAAGGGTGCGAGAGTACTCCTGCTGGACGATACCTATACTTCGGGGGGGACTTTGGCGAGTGCCGCTCACGCGTTAAAAGTCCGGGGGGCAACACGAGTTGTTGGGCTCACGTTTGGGCGGCAGCTCGGGGATGAGTGGGAGGACAGCCGTCGGATAATCGATGACCTCCCACGTCGAACTCTTGACCTGAGTCAGTGCGCAGTTCATGAGTCGGGGGTTCGCGTTCCGTGGAGTCGGCTTGCTTCCGGTTAG
- a CDS encoding serine protease, translating into MPNGTGSQLDFFSRFAPCLVCVESRGIDGELGVGTAFHIGDGCLVTARHVIEGRELVSLTPYESSAEISLESVEVIYPSDETVDIALLRTDFSLDLYMKSNIILTNGSVNNKVDHIEIGGHLDDWINNSLVLMEVIVMGYPPIPTSPEPVLVATRGEVNAIIDPYVGSNHPLFVLSPMARGGFSGGPALTGNGFLLGIITSSLLTNYAAPELGYGVALTVEPLWNLLLENNIYPGSENRQMMGALFDLPDNLPAPIRRPYSPKPDHFGEGCTSEPPF; encoded by the coding sequence ATGCCAAATGGGACCGGGTCGCAGCTTGACTTCTTTTCGCGTTTCGCCCCGTGCCTCGTGTGCGTTGAGAGTCGCGGCATAGACGGCGAGCTGGGTGTTGGAACCGCATTCCATATCGGTGATGGATGCCTTGTCACTGCCAGGCACGTGATCGAAGGTCGCGAGCTGGTCAGCTTGACCCCGTATGAGAGTTCAGCGGAGATCTCGCTAGAGTCAGTGGAGGTGATCTATCCCAGCGATGAAACCGTTGATATCGCACTACTCAGGACAGATTTTTCACTCGACCTCTACATGAAGTCGAACATTATTCTCACCAATGGCTCCGTCAATAATAAGGTCGACCACATCGAAATAGGTGGACATCTTGATGACTGGATCAACAACTCCCTCGTCCTGATGGAAGTGATCGTCATGGGGTACCCCCCCATTCCGACCTCGCCCGAGCCGGTACTGGTTGCAACCCGGGGCGAGGTAAATGCGATCATTGACCCGTACGTGGGATCAAATCACCCGCTTTTTGTCCTCTCACCCATGGCCCGCGGAGGCTTCAGCGGCGGCCCCGCACTGACCGGCAACGGGTTCCTGCTTGGCATTATCACAAGCTCGCTGCTCACTAACTATGCCGCACCGGAACTCGGCTATGGAGTGGCGTTGACAGTCGAGCCACTCTGGAACCTTCTACTTGAGAATAACATCTATCCGGGAAGCGAAAACCGACAAATGATGGGCGCGCTCTTCGACCTTCCCGATAATCTCCCGGCGCCCATCCGGAGGCCGTACAGTCCGAAGCCGGATCATTTCGGCGAGGGCTGTACCAGCGAGCCCCCATTCTGA
- a CDS encoding GntR family transcriptional regulator, with amino-acid sequence MPEQPPYLRVATELRRRITEHAWEPGDRLPSRAQIGQEYGVGENVVRRAQELLISQGVLEGRAGSGTYVAEPRQRVRVVRSSAREQPEGSPFRADMRAVGKHGDWESRTDAKVPAPAEIAARLGIAEGELCVRTSYEFLADSRPVQLSTSWEPYDLTAGTLIVLPEGGPHAGAGVVNRMAAIGITVSHAVERPEPRQATAEEASLLGIQKAALVTHIRRTYYSDQGQPVETADIVVPAAHCEIVYEIPINR; translated from the coding sequence ATGCCTGAGCAGCCGCCCTATCTCCGCGTCGCCACCGAACTCCGGCGGCGGATCACGGAGCACGCATGGGAGCCCGGGGACCGCCTGCCCTCCCGCGCCCAGATCGGCCAGGAGTACGGGGTGGGTGAGAACGTGGTCCGCCGGGCGCAGGAGCTGCTGATCTCCCAGGGCGTGCTGGAGGGCCGAGCCGGATCGGGCACCTACGTCGCCGAACCCCGGCAACGGGTGCGGGTCGTCCGGTCGTCGGCGCGCGAGCAGCCCGAAGGGTCGCCGTTCCGCGCGGACATGAGGGCAGTCGGCAAGCACGGCGACTGGGAGAGCCGGACCGACGCCAAGGTGCCGGCCCCGGCGGAGATCGCGGCGCGACTGGGCATCGCCGAGGGCGAGTTGTGCGTCCGGACGTCGTACGAGTTCCTGGCCGACAGCAGGCCGGTGCAGCTGTCGACGAGTTGGGAACCGTACGACCTCACCGCAGGCACGCTGATCGTCCTCCCCGAGGGAGGGCCGCACGCCGGGGCGGGCGTCGTGAATCGCATGGCCGCTATCGGAATCACCGTCAGCCATGCCGTGGAGCGGCCGGAGCCGAGGCAGGCGACCGCTGAGGAGGCATCACTTCTCGGCATCCAGAAGGCCGCGCTCGTCACGCACATCCGGCGGACGTACTACAGCGACCAGGGACAGCCGGTGGAGACGGCGGACATCGTCGTACCCGCCGCTCACTGCGAGATCGTGTACGAGATTCCGATCAATCGGTAG